A window of the Glaciimonas sp. CA11.2 genome harbors these coding sequences:
- a CDS encoding aconitase X swivel domain-containing protein produces the protein MSELVLTARYAMGNKVTAEALVAKDGFSARYDLNRLRGVFSRPTHKLVGQSYIGKILVLDTAKGGVASAWMLNEMQSRDMVPLAIVFNSVNPILVQGAALGGISMMAGFDEDVTSLIPHGALVEIDPATKTLRVLRGPVIAPASADDHLAADGSPQKVRFIGRE, from the coding sequence ATGAGTGAACTAGTCTTGACCGCGCGCTATGCGATGGGAAATAAAGTGACCGCTGAAGCACTGGTGGCGAAGGATGGATTCTCCGCACGCTACGATTTGAATCGCTTGCGCGGGGTGTTTTCCCGACCAACGCACAAGCTTGTCGGCCAATCCTATATTGGCAAAATTTTGGTACTTGATACCGCTAAGGGTGGCGTGGCGAGTGCGTGGATGTTGAATGAAATGCAGTCGCGTGACATGGTGCCACTCGCCATTGTGTTCAACAGCGTCAACCCGATTTTGGTACAAGGTGCAGCGCTTGGCGGCATCTCAATGATGGCGGGGTTCGATGAGGACGTGACGTCGTTGATTCCCCATGGTGCATTGGTAGAAATTGATCCGGCAACCAAAACCTTGCGTGTGTTGCGCGGCCCTGTTATTGCCCCGGCGTCAGCGGATGATCACCTGGCTGCTGACGGTTCGCCACAGAAGGTACGTTTTATTGGTC
- a CDS encoding alpha/beta hydrolase, whose amino-acid sequence METDKDKPMKNVAAGNPSVDHQVQAFLEKLAAAGGEPMEKLSPEEARKVLANAQSGVNLTLPAAEVMEKMINVDGGDIKLTIVRPVDVSEALPAFMFFHGGGWVLGDFPTHERMVRDLVVQSGAVAVFVNYTPSPEAQYGIAIKQAYAATKWVSEHGNEMKVDGARLAVAGNSVGGNMATVVALMAKDRGGPPLRAQILFWPVTDANFETASYKQFAEGHFLTRNMMMWFWDNYTTDLAKRSEITASPLQGSTAQFKGLPPTLIHTAENDVLRDEGEAYGRKLDAAGVPVTSVRFNGMIHDFGLLNAISEVPAVRSSIEHAGEELKKQLK is encoded by the coding sequence ATGGAAACGGATAAAGATAAACCTATGAAGAACGTTGCGGCAGGAAACCCGTCAGTTGACCATCAAGTGCAGGCATTCCTGGAAAAGCTGGCGGCCGCGGGCGGTGAGCCGATGGAGAAATTATCACCTGAGGAGGCACGAAAGGTCCTGGCTAACGCGCAATCTGGCGTTAATTTAACGCTACCAGCAGCCGAAGTGATGGAAAAGATGATCAACGTCGATGGCGGCGATATCAAGCTGACGATCGTTCGCCCGGTCGATGTTTCCGAGGCATTGCCTGCTTTCATGTTTTTCCACGGCGGTGGCTGGGTCTTGGGAGATTTTCCCACTCATGAGCGGATGGTGCGAGACCTGGTGGTTCAGTCGGGTGCAGTGGCTGTCTTCGTTAACTACACGCCTTCACCTGAAGCACAGTATGGTATTGCAATTAAGCAAGCTTACGCAGCAACAAAGTGGGTTTCAGAGCATGGTAACGAAATGAAGGTTGATGGTGCCAGGCTAGCGGTGGCGGGAAATAGCGTGGGCGGCAACATGGCAACGGTGGTCGCGTTGATGGCGAAAGATCGGGGCGGGCCGCCACTTCGGGCGCAGATATTGTTTTGGCCAGTAACTGACGCCAATTTCGAGACGGCATCCTATAAACAATTTGCGGAAGGTCATTTCTTAACGCGGAATATGATGATGTGGTTCTGGGATAATTATACGACCGACCTTGCCAAGCGGAGCGAAATTACGGCCTCGCCTTTGCAAGGCAGCACTGCACAATTTAAAGGATTGCCGCCAACACTGATTCACACTGCCGAAAATGATGTACTGCGTGATGAAGGCGAGGCCTATGGCCGCAAGCTTGATGCTGCTGGCGTACCGGTCACCAGCGTACGTTTTAACGGCATGATTCATGACTTCGGTCTGCTCAATGCTATCAGCGAGGTACCAGCCGTGCGGTCATCAATTGAGCACGCCGGTGAAGAACTGAAAAAGCAGTTAAAGTAG
- a CDS encoding alkene reductase, with product MQTGSSKTANPSNDRLFESVQLGPYLLPNRIVMAPLTRSRATDGDVPSEMAILYYAQRASAGLIIAEATQISPQGKGYVFTPGIYNETQVGAWKKITDAVHAKSGHIFLQLWHVGRISHPSIQPNGELPVAPSAIKPEGQAYTNDGFVPLVTPRALRLDEMAGIVTQYQDAAKYALAAGFDGVEIHAANGYLLDQFLRDKTNQRTDEYGGSIENRVRLLAEVTEAVTAVWGGDRVGLRISPLSKFGDIWDSNPQALFTHVIEKLNAFNLAYLHVIEGDTGGEREVPGGFDLQLLRSLFNGAYMANNGYDAALADDRLDAGQADLIAFGRPFISNPDLVERMRLSAPLSEADPSTMYGGDAHGYVDYPTLDGSVAA from the coding sequence ATGCAAACAGGTTCAAGCAAGACAGCCAACCCTAGTAACGACCGTTTATTCGAAAGTGTTCAACTCGGTCCTTATCTACTCCCTAATCGTATCGTGATGGCGCCGTTGACACGCAGTCGGGCGACTGATGGTGATGTGCCGAGTGAAATGGCGATTTTGTACTATGCGCAACGCGCGAGTGCGGGGCTGATTATTGCCGAAGCCACTCAAATTTCGCCCCAAGGTAAAGGGTATGTTTTTACACCAGGCATTTATAACGAGACGCAAGTTGGGGCCTGGAAGAAAATTACCGACGCGGTCCATGCTAAAAGCGGCCATATCTTTTTGCAGTTGTGGCATGTTGGCCGGATTTCGCATCCTTCCATTCAGCCGAATGGTGAATTGCCGGTTGCGCCCTCTGCGATTAAACCAGAAGGACAAGCCTATACCAACGATGGCTTCGTGCCATTGGTGACGCCGCGGGCATTGCGGCTGGACGAAATGGCGGGCATCGTTACCCAGTATCAGGATGCGGCTAAGTACGCGTTAGCTGCCGGTTTTGATGGGGTTGAAATTCATGCGGCGAATGGTTATTTACTTGATCAGTTCCTTCGCGACAAAACCAATCAACGCACGGATGAATATGGCGGCAGTATCGAAAACCGTGTTCGCCTTTTGGCAGAAGTCACGGAGGCAGTCACCGCAGTGTGGGGTGGCGATCGGGTGGGTTTAAGGATCTCACCGCTCAGCAAATTCGGTGATATCTGGGATAGTAATCCACAGGCTCTTTTCACCCACGTGATTGAAAAATTGAACGCTTTTAATCTTGCATATCTTCACGTCATTGAAGGCGATACCGGTGGTGAGCGCGAGGTACCCGGCGGCTTCGACCTGCAACTATTACGCTCTTTGTTTAACGGCGCGTATATGGCAAATAACGGATACGACGCCGCATTGGCAGATGATCGGTTGGATGCGGGGCAGGCTGATTTGATCGCATTTGGTCGACCGTTTATCAGCAATCCAGATCTGGTCGAGCGTATGCGACTATCCGCACCGCTCAGCGAAGCCGATCCATCGACGATGTACGGCGGTGATGCGCATGGCTATGTTGACTATCCGACACTCGATGGCAGCGTGGCCGCATAA
- a CDS encoding indolepyruvate ferredoxin oxidoreductase family protein, with amino-acid sequence MTQVDLTYSAEDVYTRTDGRIYLTGTQALVRLPMMQRMLDRARGLNTAGLVSGYRGSPLGTYDLQLWKASKALAAHDIVFQPGLNEDLAATALWGAQMHKAYGETKVDGVFGIWYGKGPGVDRTGDVFRSANMLGTSALGGVLAVSGDDHSAQSSMYPHQTDGIFSAASIPVLQPSNLAEILEFGLAGIALSRFSGLWVCLKTIAEVVETAGSLKLPPLPHYVTPEDFIVPAHGLNWDPSIAWPGERAELERRLINERLPAALAWARANKLDRTIVTTQGGWLGIVTVGKAHQDVMQAVEDLGLKAADLTALGIAIYKVAMSWPLETVGMKAFVDGREEIFVVEEKRAIVEAQIKEALFHETSGKRPCVVGKTDQVGKPLLPEISEFTPLMLARALVARIGDKAPILHTRLAALEARLLPPQRTVIPIRRPYFCSGCPHNTSTKTPDGSISGGGIGCHVMALSDPKLKTTTFSQMGGEGAQWVGAAPFSATSHVFQNLGDGTYQHSGLLAIRAALAAKTNITYKILYNDAVAMTGGQTAEGSMDPLRITRQLQAEGVETIAFVSDDPERWEGNPELAKGVDIYHRDALDEVQRKLREVAGVSAIVYEQTCASEKRRRRKRGAFPDPDKRLFINPRVCEGCGDCSVQSNCIAVQPLETDFGRKREINQSACNKDFSCVKGFCPSFVEIDGVQLRKPDPKRLQELEAQTILSLPAVNVPLLDGPYNVYVTGIGGTGVLTLGALLGAAAHIEGKGASVLDFTGLAQKNGAVVSQIRIATMAEEISAVRIGVGAVDLLIGTDLVVAAAADNLARFAAHRTAAIVNLGQAQTADVVSQRDASLPVDEMLERVRNRTVTDRFYTFNASTLAQTLFGDTVAAHTLMLGYAWQSGLVPLSLEALTRAIELNGAAVGMNKSALAWGRIAAASPETLDKIDAPEADLNTAAIRPKDFEGTVDFFANELIAYQGGDYARRYRNLVMQARQAEQRLGNDSEAFATAVAEQAFRLMAYKDEYEVARLYAAPDFRASLAKQFSTTDKLSVWLSPPLISGIDPATGRPKKRRFGPWIFSAFAVLAKCRGLRATRFDPFGYTEERASERRLIVDYFSMIEKLCSKISKMNLTAAVALAHLPGEIRGYGPVKHAAIVKYVEDKVVLLEIFDKPVDLSGYKTLSFKAA; translated from the coding sequence ATGACACAAGTTGATCTGACGTATTCTGCTGAAGATGTTTATACGCGCACGGATGGCCGTATTTATCTCACCGGAACACAGGCGCTGGTGCGCTTGCCGATGATGCAGAGAATGCTGGATCGTGCGCGGGGTTTGAATACCGCCGGTCTGGTGTCGGGTTATCGCGGTTCTCCACTTGGCACTTACGATCTGCAACTATGGAAAGCCTCCAAGGCGCTTGCGGCGCACGATATTGTGTTCCAGCCTGGGCTTAATGAAGATTTAGCCGCGACCGCTTTGTGGGGCGCGCAAATGCATAAAGCGTATGGCGAGACCAAAGTCGATGGCGTTTTCGGTATTTGGTACGGCAAAGGACCGGGGGTTGACCGTACCGGCGACGTGTTTCGCTCCGCCAATATGCTGGGGACTTCGGCTCTGGGTGGCGTGCTGGCGGTATCGGGTGACGATCATTCGGCGCAATCATCGATGTATCCGCATCAGACTGACGGCATATTTTCTGCGGCGTCGATTCCCGTTTTACAACCATCTAACCTGGCTGAAATTCTTGAATTCGGTCTGGCGGGCATTGCGTTGTCGCGCTTTTCGGGTTTGTGGGTGTGCCTGAAGACGATCGCTGAAGTGGTCGAAACCGCTGGATCACTTAAATTGCCGCCATTGCCACATTACGTGACGCCGGAGGACTTCATTGTGCCAGCGCACGGTTTGAACTGGGATCCAAGCATTGCGTGGCCGGGTGAGCGAGCTGAGCTTGAGCGGCGACTGATCAATGAAAGACTGCCTGCCGCGTTGGCGTGGGCCCGCGCTAACAAACTCGACCGCACTATTGTGACGACGCAAGGCGGCTGGTTAGGTATTGTGACGGTCGGCAAGGCGCATCAGGATGTGATGCAGGCGGTGGAAGATTTAGGCCTAAAAGCCGCGGATTTAACGGCGCTCGGCATTGCGATTTATAAGGTGGCGATGAGTTGGCCGCTGGAAACGGTCGGCATGAAAGCGTTTGTTGACGGGCGCGAAGAAATCTTCGTTGTCGAAGAAAAGCGCGCCATCGTCGAGGCCCAGATTAAGGAAGCGCTATTTCATGAAACCAGTGGAAAGCGTCCTTGTGTCGTCGGTAAGACCGATCAGGTCGGCAAACCGTTGTTGCCGGAAATCTCTGAATTTACGCCATTGATGCTGGCGCGTGCGCTGGTGGCGCGCATCGGCGACAAAGCACCGATACTTCACACCCGGCTAGCCGCACTGGAAGCCCGTTTGTTGCCGCCACAACGCACAGTGATTCCGATTCGTCGCCCGTATTTTTGCTCGGGTTGTCCGCACAATACTTCGACCAAAACGCCTGATGGTTCAATTTCTGGTGGTGGTATCGGTTGCCATGTGATGGCATTATCTGATCCAAAATTAAAAACCACTACCTTCAGCCAGATGGGCGGCGAGGGTGCGCAATGGGTTGGTGCGGCGCCGTTCTCGGCGACATCACATGTGTTTCAGAATCTGGGCGATGGTACATATCAACATTCTGGCTTGCTCGCTATTCGCGCTGCGCTGGCGGCAAAAACCAATATTACCTACAAAATTCTGTACAACGACGCGGTGGCGATGACCGGCGGGCAAACTGCGGAAGGGTCGATGGACCCGCTGCGTATTACGCGTCAGTTGCAGGCTGAAGGCGTGGAGACGATTGCATTTGTCTCGGACGATCCAGAACGATGGGAAGGTAATCCCGAACTGGCAAAAGGCGTGGACATTTATCATCGTGATGCGTTGGATGAAGTACAGCGCAAATTGCGCGAAGTTGCGGGTGTCAGTGCCATTGTGTATGAGCAAACCTGTGCGTCGGAAAAGCGCCGGCGTCGTAAACGCGGTGCTTTTCCTGATCCGGACAAGCGTTTATTCATCAATCCTCGCGTGTGCGAAGGGTGTGGCGATTGCTCGGTGCAATCGAACTGCATCGCGGTGCAACCGCTGGAAACTGATTTCGGCCGCAAGCGCGAAATCAATCAGAGCGCCTGCAACAAAGACTTCTCCTGCGTCAAAGGTTTTTGCCCAAGCTTTGTCGAAATTGACGGTGTGCAATTGCGCAAGCCCGACCCTAAACGTTTGCAAGAACTGGAAGCACAGACAATTCTCTCATTGCCAGCAGTCAACGTACCGTTACTCGACGGTCCTTATAACGTGTATGTGACCGGTATCGGCGGTACTGGCGTACTAACGTTGGGCGCGTTGTTGGGCGCGGCTGCGCATATTGAAGGTAAAGGCGCGAGCGTGCTCGACTTTACCGGTCTGGCACAAAAGAACGGCGCGGTAGTCAGCCAGATACGGATTGCGACAATGGCCGAAGAGATCAGCGCAGTGCGGATTGGTGTGGGCGCAGTCGATCTGCTTATCGGGACCGATTTAGTAGTGGCCGCTGCGGCCGATAACCTGGCGCGTTTTGCTGCCCATCGCACGGCTGCAATCGTCAACCTGGGGCAGGCACAGACGGCCGATGTCGTGTCTCAACGCGATGCCAGTTTGCCGGTGGACGAGATGCTCGAACGCGTGCGTAACCGTACCGTTACGGATCGCTTTTATACATTCAATGCCAGTACTTTGGCACAAACTTTATTTGGTGATACCGTCGCCGCCCATACGCTGATGCTGGGTTATGCGTGGCAGTCTGGTCTGGTCCCTTTGTCGCTGGAAGCGTTGACACGGGCGATTGAACTCAACGGTGCGGCGGTGGGAATGAACAAAAGCGCGTTGGCTTGGGGGCGCATTGCTGCGGCTAGTCCAGAAACGCTGGATAAAATCGATGCGCCAGAGGCTGACCTCAATACCGCTGCTATTCGCCCGAAAGACTTTGAAGGAACGGTCGATTTTTTTGCAAATGAACTTATTGCCTATCAAGGCGGTGATTATGCGCGACGGTATCGCAATCTGGTCATGCAAGCGCGTCAGGCGGAACAGCGTCTGGGTAACGATTCGGAAGCATTTGCCACGGCAGTCGCCGAGCAGGCATTCCGTTTGATGGCGTATAAAGATGAGTACGAAGTAGCGCGTCTTTATGCCGCACCAGATTTCAGGGCGTCGCTGGCAAAGCAATTTTCGACTACGGACAAACTCTCGGTATGGCTATCGCCGCCGTTGATTTCAGGTATTGATCCGGCTACGGGACGACCTAAGAAACGTCGCTTTGGCCCGTGGATATTTTCTGCGTTTGCGGTGTTGGCAAAGTGTCGCGGGTTGCGCGCTACGCGTTTCGATCCTTTCGGTTATACCGAGGAGCGTGCCAGTGAACGTCGTTTGATTGTCGACTACTTCTCGATGATCGAAAAACTCTGCAGTAAAATCAGCAAGATGAATCTAACAGCGGCGGTCGCCTTGGCCCACTTACCGGGTGAAATTCGTGGATACGGACCAGTCAAACACGCGGCAATCGTGAAGTATGTCGAAGATAAAGTTGTACTGTTGGAAATATTCGACAAACCAGTCGATTTATCCGGCTACAAGACGCTATCTTTTAAGGCCGCGTAA
- a CDS encoding acyl-CoA dehydrogenase family protein, whose amino-acid sequence MILTEEQQMIRAAIRSFAQEQLAPFAEKWEAESLFPREALKALGGLGAMGVTVSEQYGGAGMDYVTLAVVLEEIAAGHGATSTIVSVQNSLICGITEKFASEAQKSRYLEGFASGRLLGCFCLTEPQAGSDASALKTSARRDGDEWVLNGVKQFITTGREADVAIVLALTDPAKGKKGMSCFLIPTNTPGYRVAGIEKKLGQHASDTAQISFENCRVPLDALVGEEGQGYKIALSNLEAGRIGIAAQSIGMARAAYEAALTYAKERESFGVPLLSHQAVAFRLADMAMTIEASRQLTLHAAALKDAGLPCLKEASMAKLFASEGAEKVCSAALQTLGGYGYTRDFPVERIYRDVRVTQIYEGTSDIQRMVIARAIAMD is encoded by the coding sequence ATGATTTTGACCGAAGAACAGCAAATGATCCGCGCAGCGATACGCAGCTTCGCTCAAGAACAATTGGCTCCGTTTGCCGAAAAATGGGAAGCGGAATCCCTATTCCCGCGGGAAGCATTGAAAGCGCTAGGCGGCTTAGGCGCGATGGGCGTGACAGTGAGTGAACAGTACGGTGGCGCGGGCATGGATTACGTCACACTAGCCGTGGTACTGGAGGAAATCGCAGCAGGCCACGGCGCGACATCCACCATCGTGTCAGTTCAGAATTCGCTCATCTGCGGGATCACTGAAAAATTCGCCTCGGAAGCGCAAAAATCGCGCTATCTGGAAGGCTTCGCCAGCGGTCGCTTATTGGGATGTTTTTGTCTGACAGAACCGCAAGCGGGTTCCGATGCGTCGGCATTGAAGACCAGCGCACGGCGTGATGGCGACGAATGGGTACTCAATGGCGTCAAGCAATTTATCACCACCGGACGTGAGGCCGATGTCGCTATCGTACTCGCGCTCACCGATCCCGCTAAAGGTAAAAAGGGAATGTCGTGCTTTTTGATACCGACCAATACGCCCGGTTATCGGGTTGCCGGTATTGAGAAAAAACTCGGACAGCACGCATCGGACACCGCGCAAATTAGCTTTGAGAATTGTCGCGTACCACTTGATGCGTTGGTTGGTGAGGAAGGACAGGGTTACAAAATTGCACTGTCGAATCTGGAAGCGGGACGTATTGGTATTGCAGCCCAATCAATCGGCATGGCGCGTGCCGCGTATGAAGCAGCGCTGACTTATGCGAAGGAACGTGAATCGTTCGGTGTGCCTTTACTATCACATCAGGCGGTCGCTTTCCGGCTTGCAGATATGGCGATGACCATTGAAGCATCGCGGCAATTGACGCTGCATGCCGCCGCACTGAAGGATGCCGGATTGCCGTGCCTCAAAGAAGCATCGATGGCTAAACTGTTCGCGTCTGAAGGCGCGGAGAAAGTGTGTAGCGCGGCGCTGCAAACCTTGGGCGGCTATGGTTATACCCGTGACTTTCCGGTCGAACGGATTTATCGCGACGTGCGTGTGACGCAGATTTATGAAGGTACGAGTGATATTCAGCGGATGGTGATTGCCAGGGCAATTGCGATGGATTAG
- a CDS encoding DUF2380 domain-containing protein, with the protein MHFIFSTCRQGLLVILLSLVPAIGVFAAGTPIAILDFELNDLTLNLTANPVNPEEVVRTSTLQSLLKNALIAKGGYTICAIDSPTQEKANAGLGYLYGHPDVAAELGQSVGADWIVVGRLHKASFLFVYLKAQLINTKTKQVVEQYSVEIKGQQNKITPKGVDRLAQQINDTIRSEASQPHL; encoded by the coding sequence ATGCATTTTATTTTTTCGACCTGTCGACAAGGATTGCTAGTGATTTTACTAAGCCTTGTTCCTGCTATCGGCGTCTTCGCTGCGGGTACGCCCATCGCTATCCTGGATTTTGAGCTCAATGACCTGACACTCAATTTGACCGCTAATCCGGTCAATCCTGAAGAGGTAGTGCGTACATCGACGCTTCAATCACTATTAAAAAATGCGTTGATAGCGAAGGGCGGCTACACGATATGCGCTATCGATTCGCCCACTCAGGAAAAAGCAAATGCAGGGTTAGGGTATCTTTATGGTCATCCCGACGTTGCTGCAGAACTTGGGCAAAGCGTGGGCGCAGACTGGATCGTGGTTGGGCGCTTGCACAAAGCGAGTTTCTTGTTTGTCTATTTGAAAGCCCAACTGATTAATACAAAAACCAAACAAGTGGTCGAACAATACTCGGTCGAAATCAAGGGTCAGCAAAACAAGATTACGCCAAAAGGCGTGGACCGTCTGGCACAACAGATAAACGATACGATACGCTCCGAAGCCAGCCAGCCGCACCTCTAA
- a CDS encoding aconitase X catalytic domain-containing protein, translating to MHLNDEEKAMLAGEMGEVVQIAMQHQIMVGDFFEARDFVPVTQAHVMADTESLGQAGVMWLERLCDVKDGLHRVRVPTITDPRGTDFSKANELGQQSWMLELERRAIDAFIKLGVSMTDTCINYQTVQAATRGEHVAFGDTGVVIYSNSINGARSNFEGGPSAISAGLTGRTPRYGFHLDAHRQATLRFQVNLTPKTLNEWGALGGVIGRLAGNYWEVPVIDGLTVAPTSDELKHFGAAMASFGSIALFHIVGITPEASRLEDVGGHKLPVHHRITRSDIDALTKSYAVEKTIDVVVFSAPQLSLYELRSLAELCEGRRFKIPLLAITSPQVKPDADRFGFTDRIEAAGGTVMSGMCFYQSYAREIAEAKGWKRLASNSAKLINILGGYGYVPMLASMEDCVNAAVTGELS from the coding sequence ATGCACCTCAATGACGAAGAGAAGGCGATGCTGGCCGGTGAGATGGGTGAAGTCGTGCAGATCGCTATGCAACATCAGATCATGGTCGGTGATTTTTTTGAGGCACGCGACTTTGTTCCTGTCACGCAAGCGCACGTCATGGCCGATACCGAAAGCCTTGGTCAGGCTGGCGTCATGTGGCTGGAACGCTTGTGCGACGTCAAAGATGGCCTGCATCGCGTCCGCGTGCCGACCATCACCGATCCGCGCGGGACCGATTTTTCCAAAGCGAATGAGCTGGGCCAGCAGTCTTGGATGTTAGAGCTGGAACGTCGCGCAATCGATGCCTTCATCAAGCTCGGTGTCAGCATGACGGATACTTGCATCAACTATCAGACGGTGCAGGCAGCGACACGTGGCGAACACGTCGCGTTCGGCGATACCGGTGTCGTGATCTATTCCAACTCGATCAACGGCGCGCGCTCGAACTTCGAGGGTGGTCCTTCTGCTATTTCGGCAGGTTTGACCGGACGGACGCCGCGCTATGGCTTTCATCTTGATGCGCATCGTCAGGCGACGCTGCGTTTTCAGGTTAACCTGACGCCAAAAACGCTCAACGAGTGGGGCGCACTGGGTGGCGTAATCGGGCGATTGGCGGGTAACTATTGGGAAGTGCCGGTGATTGATGGCCTCACCGTTGCGCCGACTTCGGATGAGTTGAAACACTTTGGCGCAGCGATGGCGAGCTTCGGATCGATCGCGCTGTTTCATATCGTTGGTATCACGCCGGAAGCGTCGCGACTGGAAGATGTTGGAGGCCACAAGCTTCCAGTGCATCATCGTATTACCCGAAGCGATATCGATGCGCTGACGAAAAGCTACGCTGTGGAAAAGACTATTGATGTCGTCGTGTTCTCCGCGCCGCAACTGAGCTTGTACGAACTGCGTTCCCTGGCTGAACTGTGCGAAGGTCGCCGCTTCAAGATACCGCTGCTGGCGATTACCAGTCCGCAGGTTAAGCCAGATGCGGATCGTTTTGGTTTCACCGACCGGATTGAGGCGGCAGGCGGAACCGTGATGTCGGGCATGTGTTTTTATCAGTCGTACGCACGTGAAATCGCAGAGGCCAAGGGCTGGAAACGGCTCGCCAGTAATAGCGCCAAGTTGATTAATATACTGGGCGGTTACGGTTATGTGCCGATGCTCGCATCGATGGAAGACTGCGTGAATGCTGCTGTAACGGGAGAGTTATCATGA
- a CDS encoding MFS transporter — MKNLRWKPKVSDCVLLLICLLYLVQYSDRVNIATAADAIRRDLQLSNTQLGFAFSAFAYPYAIVQLFGGWLGDKFGPRRILTAFGLIVACASLLTGFVGGIVSLVMCRILLGIGEAPTLATATSAMARWLPAERRGLGQGITHACARLGSALTPPIVVLLMTFWNWRGTFIIAGVIGVLWIMAWYWYFRDDPATHPGMNPEELARLPKLAVHKQSVKVPVRRLLRRMLPVTLVDFCYAWTLWVFLTWLPSFFMHNYHLNLRDSALFTSGVFIAGIGGDMVGGVLSDHVFKRTGNVQMARRNVIILGMGGALIFLLPVLFLTDLKVVSICLCMAFFLMELVIAPLWAVPMDITPRYAGTASGFMNIGFGVAGITSPLLFGFIIDETGNWHLPFVLSIGLLLIGMVAAFWMRPDKPFIDHDDSAPGTEITAGIVGAKA, encoded by the coding sequence GTGAAGAATCTTCGCTGGAAGCCGAAAGTGTCAGATTGCGTACTTCTTCTGATCTGTCTGCTCTATCTTGTTCAGTACTCAGACCGCGTCAATATTGCGACTGCAGCAGATGCCATCCGCCGCGATTTGCAACTGTCGAATACGCAACTCGGGTTTGCGTTTTCCGCCTTTGCCTATCCTTACGCCATCGTGCAGTTATTTGGTGGCTGGCTAGGTGATAAGTTCGGGCCGCGTCGGATACTGACAGCCTTTGGTTTAATTGTCGCTTGTGCGTCGTTGCTGACCGGATTTGTTGGCGGCATTGTGTCACTGGTCATGTGCCGGATTTTACTGGGCATCGGTGAAGCGCCGACGCTTGCTACCGCCACCAGTGCGATGGCTCGCTGGTTGCCTGCGGAACGGCGCGGACTTGGTCAAGGCATTACCCATGCGTGCGCGCGTCTTGGGAGTGCATTGACGCCACCAATCGTGGTGTTGCTGATGACCTTCTGGAACTGGCGCGGTACCTTTATCATCGCAGGTGTTATCGGCGTGCTGTGGATCATGGCGTGGTACTGGTATTTCCGCGATGACCCAGCAACGCATCCGGGCATGAATCCTGAAGAGCTTGCGCGGTTGCCTAAGCTTGCAGTACATAAACAAAGTGTCAAAGTGCCGGTCAGGCGTCTATTACGGCGGATGCTGCCGGTTACGCTGGTCGACTTCTGCTACGCCTGGACGCTATGGGTTTTTCTGACCTGGCTGCCGTCCTTCTTCATGCACAACTATCACCTGAATCTGCGTGATTCGGCGTTGTTCACTTCTGGCGTGTTCATTGCGGGGATCGGCGGGGATATGGTGGGCGGCGTGTTGAGCGATCATGTATTCAAACGGACCGGTAACGTACAAATGGCACGGCGTAACGTCATCATTCTGGGTATGGGTGGTGCACTGATTTTTTTGCTGCCGGTACTCTTTCTCACTGATCTTAAGGTTGTATCGATCTGCTTGTGCATGGCGTTCTTCTTGATGGAGTTGGTGATTGCTCCGCTCTGGGCAGTGCCGATGGATATCACCCCCCGTTATGCAGGAACGGCAAGTGGTTTTATGAATATCGGCTTCGGCGTGGCAGGGATTACTTCACCATTACTATTTGGTTTCATCATCGACGAGACGGGGAACTGGCACTTGCCGTTTGTATTATCGATTGGCTTGCTGTTGATCGGTATGGTGGCCGCATTCTGGATGAGACCAGACAAACCGTTTATCGATCACGACGATTCCGCGCCAGGCACCGAGATCACGGCGGGTATTGTGGGTGCAAAAGCATGA